A region of Moorena producens PAL-8-15-08-1 DNA encodes the following proteins:
- the moaC gene encoding cyclic pyranopterin monophosphate synthase MoaC, translating to MEINRSLSHLDSQGQAQMVDVSGKALTKRQAVAAAQVRMKTATFNTIQSGNAPKGDVLGTARLAGIMAAKQTSQLIPLCHPLPLHKIEVQVEPDSQLPGYQIQASVTTKAETGVEMEALTAVSVAALTLYDMAKALEKSIAIESIRLLSKTGGKSGDYQISGDC from the coding sequence GTGGAAATCAATCGCTCGCTATCCCATCTCGATAGTCAAGGTCAAGCTCAGATGGTCGATGTTTCTGGCAAAGCGCTTACCAAACGTCAGGCAGTAGCCGCTGCTCAGGTAAGGATGAAAACCGCAACCTTCAACACCATCCAATCTGGTAATGCCCCCAAGGGTGATGTCTTAGGAACTGCTAGGCTGGCTGGGATTATGGCAGCAAAGCAAACTTCTCAACTGATTCCTCTGTGTCATCCCTTGCCCCTACACAAGATCGAAGTTCAAGTGGAACCTGACTCCCAACTACCGGGATACCAGATTCAGGCATCTGTGACTACTAAAGCTGAAACTGGTGTTGAAATGGAAGCACTAACAGCAGTTTCAGTTGCGGCTTTGACCCTTTACGATATGGCCAAAGCCTTGGAAAAGTCTATCGCGATTGAATCGATTCGCCTGTTGAGTAAGACCGGAGGGAAATCCGGGGATTACCAAATATCAGGCGATTGCTAA
- a CDS encoding DUF3181 family protein, which yields MANPSSTEAIETLAAEIGDKVYIDVAKWHLYLRDAHLHTTLAEQFYPLLIGNTNTITEDQMMPILQSISVKLGGGKRQVPLADLLPMQCQMDLIDILEEYQRQL from the coding sequence ATGGCTAATCCAAGTTCTACAGAAGCAATTGAAACTCTCGCTGCTGAAATTGGCGACAAGGTATATATTGATGTAGCCAAGTGGCATCTTTACCTCAGGGATGCCCATCTACATACCACTTTGGCTGAACAATTTTATCCCCTACTAATCGGTAACACTAATACAATCACAGAAGACCAGATGATGCCAATCCTGCAAAGCATTTCTGTGAAGCTAGGTGGTGGTAAACGGCAAGTTCCCCTAGCAGATTTGCTACCCATGCAGTGTCAGATGGATCTAATCGATATTCTCGAAGAGTATCAAAGACAGCTGTAA
- a CDS encoding 2TM domain-containing protein, with translation MPPRWPRKPDRRDPAYRRLDDRMNFAVHVAIFAACNSGVWFFRTIQYAQWTWAYWFTGLWGLILVGHGVYIFAIANYTPLPTQEPPTESPQG, from the coding sequence ATGCCTCCTCGTTGGCCTCGTAAACCTGATCGACGTGATCCAGCCTACCGTCGTTTAGATGACCGCATGAACTTTGCTGTACATGTGGCAATTTTTGCTGCTTGTAATTCCGGAGTGTGGTTTTTCAGAACTATACAGTATGCTCAATGGACTTGGGCATACTGGTTTACTGGTCTGTGGGGATTGATTTTAGTAGGGCATGGGGTTTATATATTTGCGATCGCAAACTATACACCCCTGCCTACTCAAGAACCTCCAACCGAATCCCCTCAAGGATGA
- a CDS encoding DICT sensory domain-containing protein produces MNLPPNPELSLYQLVLETLASPESLKITPVTLKSLVRATFDLLIAQNISATIWVKPQGEGWHREIQRYQQQVDLPTTIYLCHGLEDDWEELVNLNKDSQLFSLQLETDSQLQQEYFLLILCENYSSLIVACQPDLSESENITDGELSQPLLAVFTIDQSVIRQFLEGLSTVIGSTTADQLSHWETLLPPPQSSNHTLLTQLLVKQVQRTEEIVQDTLATQPIGETNPSPPSSPAVPEPVVVGKNSLSRVEPYMSNEILQRVARELRTPITNMKTALKLLDASQMKLAQRQRYIGLLYKECDRLNSLVAGLLELVQLEGDPQTDQTLPLQLAEIVPGIVSTYQPLAQEKGIQLGYTIPANLPSVLFSEVGLRHIVINLLHNSLKFTPSGGKVRVQATRKGKYVQLIFSDTGIGIAESDIPKIFDSFYRGRSTPREDFGAGIGLTIVQQLLQRGGGSISVVSRFGQGSQFKVLLPIAYKA; encoded by the coding sequence ATGAACCTGCCACCTAATCCAGAATTGTCTCTCTACCAGCTGGTTTTAGAGACTCTTGCCTCTCCCGAGTCTCTGAAAATCACTCCTGTCACCCTGAAATCGCTAGTCAGAGCAACCTTTGACCTGCTAATTGCTCAAAACATCTCAGCCACAATTTGGGTCAAGCCACAGGGTGAGGGCTGGCACAGAGAAATACAACGGTATCAACAACAGGTTGATTTACCCACAACGATTTATCTGTGCCACGGTTTAGAAGATGACTGGGAAGAGCTAGTTAACCTCAACAAAGATTCTCAACTGTTTTCCCTACAGTTGGAGACTGACTCTCAACTACAACAAGAGTATTTCTTACTCATTCTCTGTGAGAACTATAGTAGTTTAATTGTGGCTTGCCAGCCTGATCTATCGGAATCCGAAAATATAACTGATGGTGAACTCAGTCAACCCTTGTTAGCTGTTTTTACTATTGATCAATCAGTAATTCGGCAGTTTTTGGAGGGGTTAAGCACAGTTATTGGAAGCACGACAGCAGACCAACTCAGCCATTGGGAAACCCTTTTACCTCCCCCTCAAAGCTCTAATCATACACTACTAACCCAGTTGTTGGTTAAACAAGTACAACGTACAGAAGAAATTGTTCAGGATACCCTGGCAACACAGCCAATCGGGGAGACTAACCCATCACCCCCATCATCCCCAGCAGTTCCTGAGCCGGTTGTGGTAGGGAAGAATTCCTTATCAAGGGTTGAGCCTTATATGAGTAATGAGATACTCCAGCGAGTGGCTCGGGAATTACGGACACCCATAACGAACATGAAAACTGCCCTGAAGCTGCTGGATGCCTCACAGATGAAGCTAGCCCAACGCCAACGTTATATTGGGCTTCTTTATAAAGAATGCGATCGCTTAAATTCCTTAGTGGCTGGATTACTAGAACTGGTTCAGCTAGAAGGTGACCCCCAAACTGATCAAACTTTGCCGTTGCAGCTAGCAGAGATTGTTCCTGGTATTGTCAGCACCTATCAACCCCTCGCCCAAGAAAAAGGCATCCAGCTCGGCTACACCATTCCCGCCAATCTCCCCTCAGTCTTATTTTCAGAGGTGGGATTGAGGCATATCGTGATTAATCTATTGCACAACAGTTTAAAGTTTACTCCCTCTGGCGGTAAGGTTAGAGTACAGGCAACTCGTAAGGGCAAGTATGTTCAGCTAATATTTAGTGATACAGGTATTGGCATTGCTGAAAGTGACATACCTAAGATTTTTGACAGTTTTTATCGGGGTCGGTCAACACCTAGAGAAGACTTTGGTGCAGGTATAGGTTTAACCATTGTGCAACAATTATTACAACGGGGTGGTGGTTCGATTTCAGTAGTTAGTCGATTCGGGCAAGGTTCCCAATTTAAAGTGCTGCTACCAATTGCCTATAAAGCCTAA
- a CDS encoding IS200/IS605 family accessory protein TnpB-related protein, whose amino-acid sequence MKTPTQIIRTDKWRLNATSEQRLLFTETVKVYRRACRYLVGIIYTHWSKFGNLTADQLTPAVEKLMHQTAKRPSVKYPQFNKAFYKFPSYYRRSALAFAAGQVSSFVTRYREWQAGTRKLPNASPPKLNADTGCYPALYKGQCYKLHRFNQVEIKVFNGSDWVWTTVQITGLRERHQVATNKMLSPSLIFNERACHLSVPFSCKPEKRKPEANVTAVDLGINTTATISVVTHSGTVIHRDFIHPGRDIDRRDKRLKSVSMRASKTMGKGGRLHKGFCSKTYQKCQRINNQISHVVSRRIVEIAEKFNSEAIVFENLKAWKPKGGRKRSNLRQRFHGWLKAKIRDFTLEKWAELGGKVIEVVAAYTSKLAYDGSGIVKRDSGNYALATFSSGKQFNADLNGAYNIGARGVLKLVRRNDNEGRFSKSSGRPPRSWACLCDLWAAASPRLA is encoded by the coding sequence GTGAAAACACCAACTCAGATCATTCGCACCGACAAATGGAGGCTTAACGCAACTAGTGAGCAGCGTCTGCTGTTCACTGAGACGGTTAAAGTCTATCGTCGTGCTTGCAGATACTTGGTTGGTATTATTTACACTCACTGGAGTAAATTCGGGAACTTAACGGCGGATCAGCTGACTCCTGCTGTCGAGAAACTAATGCATCAGACAGCTAAGCGTCCCAGTGTCAAGTATCCTCAGTTCAACAAAGCTTTTTATAAATTTCCCAGCTATTACCGTCGTTCTGCGCTCGCATTTGCGGCGGGTCAAGTTAGTAGTTTTGTGACCCGTTACCGAGAATGGCAAGCAGGCACTAGGAAACTACCTAATGCCAGTCCTCCGAAACTGAATGCTGACACTGGCTGTTACCCAGCTTTATATAAAGGCCAATGCTATAAACTACACCGATTCAATCAAGTCGAAATCAAAGTCTTTAACGGCTCTGACTGGGTCTGGACTACCGTTCAAATTACCGGATTAAGAGAGCGTCATCAGGTGGCAACCAATAAGATGTTGTCACCATCTTTGATATTTAATGAAAGAGCTTGCCATCTGTCAGTTCCGTTTAGTTGCAAGCCAGAAAAACGGAAACCAGAGGCTAATGTAACAGCGGTAGATCTCGGAATTAATACTACTGCAACGATATCGGTTGTAACCCACAGTGGCACTGTAATCCACCGAGATTTCATCCATCCGGGGAGAGACATAGACCGCAGGGACAAGCGACTGAAGTCTGTATCTATGCGTGCATCTAAAACCATGGGGAAGGGTGGCAGACTTCACAAGGGTTTTTGTTCTAAGACCTACCAAAAATGCCAAAGAATCAACAACCAAATCAGTCATGTAGTCTCTAGGCGAATTGTTGAGATTGCTGAAAAGTTTAACTCCGAAGCGATTGTGTTTGAGAACCTTAAGGCATGGAAGCCAAAAGGGGGACGAAAACGGTCTAACCTTCGGCAAAGATTTCACGGATGGCTCAAGGCAAAAATTCGCGATTTTACGCTTGAGAAATGGGCTGAGTTAGGAGGCAAAGTAATAGAGGTTGTTGCAGCATATACCTCAAAGCTTGCCTATGATGGTTCAGGCATTGTTAAACGTGACTCAGGAAATTATGCCCTAGCAACTTTCTCCTCAGGTAAGCAATTCAATGCCGACTTAAACGGTGCTTACAATATCGGCGCTAGAGGTGTGCTTAAACTCGTTCGCAGAAATGACAACGAGGGTCGTTTCAGCAAAAGCTCTGGACGACCGCCTAGAAGCTGGGCTTGTCTGTGTGATTTGTGGGCTGCGGCTAGCCCTAGATTAGCATAG
- the moaB gene encoding molybdenum cofactor biosynthesis protein B: MIRTKQFVPLNIAVMTVSDSRTEATDKSGKLLVESLTEAGHHLAEKVIVPDNIYKIREVVSRWIADESVQVVLTTGGTGVTGRDGTPEAIQPLLDKEIQGFGEIFRMISYQEIKTSTIQSRALAGVANGTYIFCLPGSSGACRTGWEQIIKDQLDLGNSPCNLVELMPRLRET, from the coding sequence ATGATCCGAACCAAACAGTTTGTTCCTTTAAATATTGCAGTCATGACGGTGTCCGATTCCCGTACCGAAGCCACGGATAAGTCCGGTAAGCTGCTGGTTGAGAGTTTAACCGAGGCGGGGCATCACTTAGCGGAAAAGGTTATTGTTCCAGACAACATCTACAAAATCCGTGAGGTGGTTTCCCGATGGATTGCTGACGAATCCGTACAGGTAGTGTTGACTACAGGAGGAACTGGTGTTACAGGTCGAGATGGTACACCAGAAGCGATTCAACCCCTGCTGGATAAGGAAATCCAGGGCTTTGGTGAAATTTTCCGCATGATTTCCTACCAAGAGATTAAGACTTCTACTATCCAATCTCGTGCCCTGGCTGGTGTGGCTAACGGAACATACATCTTTTGTCTGCCTGGATCTTCTGGAGCTTGTCGGACAGGTTGGGAGCAGATTATCAAAGACCAACTCGATTTGGGCAATTCCCCCTGTAATCTGGTGGAACTGATGCCACGTTTGCGAGAAACCTAA
- the tnpA gene encoding IS200/IS605 family transposase — translation MSTAFRSFAHTVSLIKIHIVFVTKYRHPVITGDIEEDILDLAKSICEKNNCILEDAKADLGTNDHIHLLIDLAPKVSISKLCNTLKTVTSREIRKRYAKELAPYYWKPVFWKRGFSAVSCGGAPLSVLKQYIENQGYDD, via the coding sequence ATGTCAACCGCCTTTCGCTCTTTCGCTCACACTGTTTCGTTAATCAAGATTCACATAGTGTTTGTCACTAAGTACCGCCATCCAGTAATTACTGGGGACATAGAAGAGGACATCTTAGACTTGGCAAAAAGCATCTGCGAGAAAAATAACTGCATCCTTGAGGATGCCAAGGCGGACTTGGGGACAAATGATCATATCCATCTCCTAATTGATTTAGCCCCTAAGGTATCAATTTCCAAGCTTTGCAACACCCTTAAGACAGTGACCAGTAGAGAGATTAGAAAAAGATACGCAAAAGAATTGGCTCCCTATTACTGGAAGCCAGTCTTCTGGAAAAGGGGATTTAGTGCTGTTTCTTGTGGAGGAGCCCCCCTTTCGGTTCTAAAGCAATATATAGAAAACCAAGGTTACGACGATTGA
- a CDS encoding MFS transporter translates to MKVFQTLEGQQRQSLLILFTVALLFWSSLTSLLPTLPQYIEDLGGTKQQVGLVMGCFAIGQLLFRNPLGRMADLRSRKLVVIIGTSAVALAPLGYLFTQSISLLMLVRMFHGISLAAFTIGYLALVTDLSPVDKRGELIGYMSLATSIGLGLGPALGGFLEQEVSYTVLFLVSAALGGLGVLLGSQIREPIRHARPEQEQSKSWLNSIWQLLVKLWQLLTSPPLGIPALVMLLFGIVFGTKVSFVSLFIRDTGINLNPGLFFTAAAIASFMIRALTGQASDRYGRGVFITASVVCYIISMLMISQAETGIGFLLAALLEGAGTGLFIPMMTALMTDRSSADERGQVFAVCISGFDLGIGLAGPIFGYFADLLGYRGIFSCGAGIAFLALIIFMTKSNKNLSRSLRFSIGRERDLYAIDTRMP, encoded by the coding sequence GTGAAAGTTTTTCAGACCCTGGAAGGGCAGCAACGTCAAAGTTTGCTGATTTTATTTACTGTTGCTCTGCTATTTTGGTCAAGCTTAACCTCTTTGTTGCCAACCCTGCCGCAATATATTGAAGACTTGGGTGGGACTAAGCAACAGGTCGGGCTAGTAATGGGTTGCTTTGCCATTGGTCAGTTGCTGTTTAGAAACCCACTGGGGCGTATGGCAGACCTGCGCAGTCGCAAGTTGGTAGTCATTATTGGTACTAGCGCTGTAGCTCTAGCACCTTTGGGCTATCTATTTACCCAGTCGATTAGCCTGTTGATGCTGGTTCGAATGTTTCATGGCATCAGTCTTGCAGCCTTTACCATCGGTTATTTGGCTCTAGTCACCGATTTGTCTCCTGTTGACAAGCGGGGTGAGTTAATTGGTTACATGAGTTTGGCCACATCGATTGGTTTAGGTCTCGGACCAGCGCTGGGGGGTTTTCTAGAACAAGAGGTTAGCTACACTGTTTTATTCTTAGTGTCTGCAGCTCTAGGTGGGCTGGGTGTGCTGTTAGGGAGTCAGATTCGTGAACCAATTAGGCATGCTAGACCTGAGCAGGAACAATCAAAATCTTGGTTAAACTCCATTTGGCAGCTATTGGTCAAACTATGGCAGTTGTTAACCAGCCCTCCTCTTGGAATTCCAGCTTTGGTAATGCTGTTGTTCGGTATAGTATTTGGAACAAAAGTTAGCTTTGTCTCTCTGTTTATTCGAGACACTGGTATTAATCTCAATCCAGGATTGTTTTTCACAGCTGCTGCGATCGCTAGTTTTATGATTCGTGCATTAACTGGTCAGGCATCTGATCGGTATGGACGAGGAGTTTTTATCACCGCTAGTGTGGTTTGCTATATCATCTCAATGTTGATGATTTCCCAGGCTGAAACGGGAATCGGATTTTTACTAGCTGCTTTATTAGAAGGAGCTGGCACTGGACTATTCATACCGATGATGACTGCTTTGATGACTGACCGCTCCTCTGCTGACGAACGGGGTCAGGTATTCGCTGTCTGCATTAGTGGGTTTGATTTAGGGATTGGCCTAGCTGGGCCGATCTTTGGTTATTTCGCTGACCTGTTAGGATATCGAGGAATTTTCTCCTGTGGTGCTGGTATAGCATTTTTGGCACTGATTATCTTTATGACCAAGTCCAACAAAAATTTATCCCGTTCCCTCAGATTCTCCATCGGTCGTGAACGGGATTTATATGCTATAGACACTAGAATGCCTTAG
- a CDS encoding HAMP domain-containing sensor histidine kinase, giving the protein MIETCSIGASSHRTREGASPKHRAAAAKAQREWQSAIATLEQLLLPAVSGNGSTSHNPEHSSKQGLILAGPAPVLSDRELLASFETGIFTNDALNAWAFMPFQLPPAQPETTPFVENTTIRLPLFPGDPLANEQFCLVFTKDFSLVMVSGEDHFGVPGFQFSFDPEDIQRVWTSLHRRLLLSSSHHLKQLEALMEKFVPKPPDYRIVMNFGRGLLKNLPELPSVELSQTIPVTISESRMVQPRPAQHQRDTVKTGSNSQNGSSSTPNALKQKGSEPNWQRLVKNEARGFPRISAVHPKENSEATPDLELLRALTHEIRTPLTTIHTLTKLLLRRRDLPPEVMRRIEIIDHECSEQINRMELIFRAVELETTAAKQTPVSLTCISLARVFHNSIPRWQKQAQRRNLTLDVVLPQQLPTVVSHPALLDQVLTGLMENFTRSIPTGGHIQLQVTPAGNQLKLQFQSQINPETIADDHCPTLKSLGQLLTFQPETGSISLNLNVTKNLFQALGGKLIVKQRPQQGEVMTVFLPLADLAKTPLPGIG; this is encoded by the coding sequence GTGATTGAAACTTGTTCAATAGGTGCTAGCAGTCACAGGACAAGAGAAGGGGCTAGCCCTAAGCATAGGGCAGCAGCAGCTAAAGCTCAACGGGAATGGCAAAGTGCGATCGCTACCTTGGAACAGTTGCTGTTGCCAGCGGTTTCAGGAAATGGATCAACAAGCCATAATCCCGAACACTCCTCGAAGCAAGGATTAATTCTAGCTGGTCCTGCACCAGTCTTAAGTGATCGAGAGCTACTGGCAAGTTTCGAGACTGGGATTTTTACGAACGACGCCTTGAATGCTTGGGCTTTTATGCCCTTCCAGCTACCTCCGGCTCAACCTGAGACTACTCCATTTGTAGAAAATACGACCATTCGGTTACCCCTGTTTCCAGGAGACCCCTTAGCTAACGAGCAGTTTTGTTTAGTGTTTACCAAAGACTTTAGCTTAGTCATGGTCTCTGGAGAAGACCACTTTGGGGTTCCAGGCTTTCAATTCTCCTTTGACCCAGAAGATATCCAACGTGTTTGGACATCACTGCACCGTAGACTATTACTGAGCAGTTCTCATCATCTCAAGCAATTGGAAGCTTTAATGGAAAAATTTGTGCCAAAGCCCCCCGATTACCGCATTGTAATGAACTTTGGTCGTGGGCTTCTGAAAAATTTACCAGAACTGCCTTCAGTAGAACTGAGCCAGACTATACCGGTGACAATATCGGAGTCAAGAATGGTTCAGCCAAGACCAGCTCAGCATCAGAGGGATACGGTCAAAACTGGTAGTAACTCACAAAATGGGTCTTCTAGTACACCCAATGCCCTGAAACAGAAAGGAAGCGAGCCTAACTGGCAACGATTGGTGAAAAATGAAGCGCGAGGCTTTCCTAGAATCTCTGCTGTTCACCCAAAAGAAAATTCTGAAGCTACACCTGACCTTGAGCTGCTCCGAGCTCTAACCCATGAAATCCGGACACCCCTAACTACAATTCACACCCTGACTAAACTACTGCTTAGACGTCGTGACTTGCCTCCAGAAGTCATGCGGCGTATAGAAATTATTGACCATGAGTGTAGCGAACAAATCAACCGTATGGAGTTGATTTTCCGGGCAGTAGAATTAGAAACCACAGCAGCCAAGCAAACCCCTGTTAGCCTGACCTGTATATCTCTGGCTCGGGTTTTTCACAACAGCATCCCCCGCTGGCAAAAACAAGCACAGCGACGTAATTTAACCCTAGATGTAGTCTTACCGCAACAGTTGCCAACAGTGGTCAGCCATCCTGCCTTGCTAGATCAGGTACTAACTGGCTTGATGGAAAATTTCACCCGGTCTATTCCAACAGGGGGTCATATCCAGTTACAGGTTACACCTGCTGGAAACCAGCTGAAGTTACAATTCCAGTCTCAGATTAATCCGGAAACAATTGCTGACGACCATTGCCCGACATTGAAGTCCCTTGGTCAGCTGCTGACTTTCCAGCCAGAAACGGGTAGTATCAGTTTGAATTTGAATGTGACCAAAAATCTATTCCAGGCGTTGGGCGGTAAACTAATTGTTAAGCAACGACCCCAACAGGGTGAGGTGATGACAGTATTTTTACCGTTAGCTGACCTGGCTAAGACACCCCTCCCTGGGATTGGTTGA
- a CDS encoding NAD(P)H-quinone oxidoreductase subunit H yields MAKIETRTEPMVINMGPHHPSMHGVLRLIVTLDGEDVIDCEPVIGYLHRGMEKIAENRTNIMYVPYVSRWDYAAGMFNEAITVNAPEKLADIPVPKRASYIRVIMLELNRIANHLLWLGPFLADVGAQTPFFYIFREREMIYDLWEAASGQRLINNNYFRIGGVAVDLPYGWIDKCEDFCDYFDPKVDEYERLITNNPIFRRRVEGIGTISREEAINWGLSGPMLRGSGVKWDLRKVDHYECYDDFDWEVHWETGGDCFARYVVRIREMRESVKIIRQALKGLPGGPYENLEAKRMAEGRKSQWNDFDYQFMGKKIAPTFKIPKGEHYVRLESGKGELGIFIIGDDNVFPWRWKIRPADFNNLQILPHILTGVKVADIMAILGSIDIIMGSVDR; encoded by the coding sequence ATGGCAAAGATCGAGACCAGAACCGAACCCATGGTGATCAACATGGGTCCCCACCATCCCTCCATGCACGGCGTTCTCCGCTTAATTGTCACCCTGGATGGGGAGGATGTGATAGATTGTGAGCCGGTAATTGGCTACCTGCACCGAGGCATGGAGAAAATTGCCGAGAATCGCACTAACATTATGTATGTCCCGTACGTGAGCCGATGGGACTATGCAGCAGGGATGTTCAACGAGGCAATTACAGTCAATGCCCCAGAGAAATTAGCAGATATTCCGGTACCCAAACGTGCCAGCTACATCCGCGTGATTATGCTGGAGTTGAATCGGATTGCCAATCACCTGCTGTGGCTTGGACCATTCCTAGCAGATGTGGGTGCCCAAACCCCATTCTTCTACATCTTCCGGGAACGGGAGATGATTTATGACCTATGGGAAGCTGCCAGTGGACAACGGTTAATTAACAACAACTACTTCCGTATTGGTGGAGTTGCGGTTGACCTACCCTATGGATGGATCGATAAGTGCGAAGACTTCTGTGACTACTTTGACCCTAAAGTTGATGAGTACGAACGGTTAATCACCAACAACCCTATCTTCCGCCGCCGAGTTGAAGGTATCGGTACCATTAGTCGGGAAGAAGCGATTAACTGGGGACTTTCTGGCCCGATGCTACGAGGTTCTGGAGTCAAGTGGGACTTACGCAAAGTTGACCACTACGAATGCTATGACGACTTCGATTGGGAAGTACACTGGGAAACCGGGGGTGATTGCTTTGCCCGGTATGTGGTGCGGATTAGGGAAATGCGGGAGTCAGTTAAGATTATCCGTCAAGCCTTAAAAGGACTTCCCGGTGGTCCTTACGAAAACCTAGAAGCCAAGCGGATGGCAGAGGGTCGCAAATCCCAGTGGAACGACTTCGATTATCAGTTCATGGGCAAGAAAATTGCCCCTACTTTCAAAATTCCCAAGGGTGAACACTATGTCCGTCTTGAGTCTGGGAAAGGAGAACTAGGAATTTTCATTATTGGTGATGATAATGTCTTTCCTTGGCGTTGGAAGATTCGTCCAGCCGATTTCAATAACTTACAGATTCTGCCCCATATCCTCACAGGAGTCAAAGTTGCCGATATTATGGCCATTCTCGGTAGTATTGACATCATTATGGGGTCAGTAGACCGTTAA
- the fba gene encoding class II fructose-bisphosphate aldolase (catalyzes the reversible aldol condensation of dihydroxyacetonephosphate and glyceraldehyde 3-phosphate in the Calvin cycle, glycolysis, and/or gluconeogenesis), translated as MALVPMRLLLDHAAENGYGIPAYNVNNMEQILSIMQAAEEADSPVILQASRGARKYAGENFLRHLVTAAVESYPHIPIAMHQDHGNSPATCYSAIRNGFTSVMMDGSLEADAKTPASFDYNVSVTAEVVKVAHAIGVSVEGELGCLGSLETGKGDKEDGHGFEGTLSRDQLLTDPDEAVEFVERTQVDALAVAIGTSHGAYKFTRKPTGEILAISRIEEIHKRLPNTHLVMHGSSSVPQEWLDMINQYGGSIPETYGVPLEEIQKGIKSGVRKVNIDTDNRLAITAAIREAAAKDPSNFDPRHFLKPSIKYMKQVCLKRYEAFGTAGNASKIKQATIDVFATKYANGELSAVAKKAVTA; from the coding sequence ATGGCACTTGTACCCATGCGGCTACTGTTGGATCACGCAGCTGAGAACGGCTACGGGATTCCAGCATACAACGTTAACAACATGGAACAAATCCTGTCTATCATGCAGGCTGCTGAAGAAGCGGATAGTCCGGTAATCTTACAAGCTTCTCGTGGTGCCCGCAAATATGCAGGTGAGAACTTCCTCCGCCATCTGGTCACAGCAGCGGTGGAATCCTACCCTCATATTCCCATTGCCATGCACCAAGACCATGGCAATAGCCCAGCCACCTGCTATTCGGCAATTCGTAACGGCTTCACCAGTGTGATGATGGATGGCTCCTTGGAAGCTGATGCTAAGACTCCAGCCAGCTTCGATTACAACGTCAGTGTTACTGCCGAAGTAGTAAAAGTTGCCCATGCTATCGGTGTTAGTGTTGAAGGGGAACTGGGTTGCCTAGGTTCACTGGAAACCGGTAAAGGTGACAAAGAAGATGGTCACGGATTTGAAGGAACTCTGAGTCGCGACCAACTATTGACCGACCCCGACGAAGCAGTTGAATTTGTTGAGCGCACCCAAGTTGATGCTCTAGCTGTAGCTATTGGTACTAGCCACGGTGCTTACAAGTTCACCCGCAAGCCGACTGGAGAAATTCTTGCCATTAGTCGCATTGAAGAAATTCATAAGCGTTTGCCTAACACTCACTTGGTGATGCACGGTTCTTCCTCTGTGCCTCAAGAGTGGCTTGACATGATCAACCAGTACGGTGGTTCTATTCCTGAAACCTATGGTGTACCCCTTGAAGAAATTCAAAAGGGTATTAAGAGCGGTGTTCGTAAGGTTAACATTGACACCGACAACCGCTTGGCTATCACTGCTGCTATCCGAGAAGCTGCTGCCAAAGATCCTTCTAACTTTGACCCCCGTCACTTCCTCAAGCCTTCTATCAAATATATGAAGCAGGTTTGCTTGAAGCGTTACGAAGCCTTTGGTACTGCTGGTAATGCTAGCAAGATCAAGCAAGCGACTATCGATGTTTTTGCAACTAAGTATGCCAACGGTGAGTTAAGTGCTGTGGCGAAAAAAGCTGTAACTGCCTAG